In one Drosophila albomicans strain 15112-1751.03 chromosome X, ASM965048v2, whole genome shotgun sequence genomic region, the following are encoded:
- the LOC117567623 gene encoding serine/threonine-protein kinase Tao isoform X1, whose protein sequence is MPSARPGSLKDPEIADLFNKHDPEKIFEDLREIGHGSFGAVYYARCNLNKEIVAIKKMSYTGKQSQEKWQDILKEIRFLRQLNHPNTIEYKGCYLRESTAWLVMEYCVGSASDIIEVHKKPLHEDEIAAICLGVLSGLSYLHSLGRIHRDIKAGNILLTDNGVVKLADFGSAAIKCPANSFVGTPYWMAPEVILAMDEGQYDGKVDVWSLGITCIELAERKPPYFNMNAMSALYHIAQNESPTLPKNDWSDTFYNFVDLCLKKTPAERPSSAKLLQHAYVTRPRSETVLLELIARTKSAVRELDNLNYRKMKKILMVDTCETESAVGDTDDQQDDHAGGDSSKSNSITSEHSIHSVGVSAASSQSSSSNSIPAAAQNHHHIGAHHHQAAAVAAAMHHQRELQQQQHQHLGNWSNAQQQSQSVVAGGGGGGAVSRNSSRHRNLPPLPNIMHSMNNNVTPTNSASVVPAPAPAPSSMSVMPPHLGVALGHGTVGGGSSSGGSPAGGDHRLPGLGPRYLSTPAAQAAVYAATSASSQAAISNAVNDHGPNNFATIRTTSIVTKQQKEHMQEEMHEQMSGYKRMRREHQATLLKLEEKCKVEMETHKSALDKEYDNLLHNFTRELDRLGAKHQQDLERRSKQTTTAEKKLHKEITLKQEGDRKAYDLNRKKEYKANKERWKRELSMDESTPKRQRDLTLQSQKDNLKQHEAQEEQRMLQAQKQYIELEMRKFKRRRMILLHDLENQLLRDELSKKQHQLEQAHGMLLKHHEKTQELEYRQQKSVHQLREEQINKQHDTELHNQKDYMDRIKKELVRKHALELRQQPKSLKQKELQIRKQFRETCKTQTKQYKRYKAQVLQTTPKEQQKEVIKQLKEEKHRKLTLLGEQYEQSISDMLQSQSYKLDESQVIECQRTNEQLEYELDMLTAYQNKNKKQAQEQRDRERRELENRVSVRRGLLENKMDGELQQFNLERAERLRMKHEKHSKELEAFDNESIALGFSTLSLTEVSRETYPDEEGSLSGSMISLAHSNSSTSFPAGSL, encoded by the exons ATGCCATCGGCACGTCCTGGTAGTCTCAAAGATCCGGAAATAGCCGATCTATTCAACAAACATGATCCGGAGAAGATCTTTGAGGATTTGCGTGAAATTGGCCATGGCTCCTTTGGGGCCGTCTACTATGCTCGCTGCAATCTCAACAAGGAGATTGTGGCCATCAAGAAGATGTCCTACACCGGCAAGCAGAGCCAAGAGAAATGGCAGGACATCCTCAAGGAGATACG GTTCTTGCGTCAATTGAATCATCCGAATACGATTGAATACAAGGGTTGCTATCTCCGAGAATCTACAGCCTGGCTGGTGATGGAATACTGTGTGGGTTCCGCCTCCGACATCATTGAGGTACACAAGAAGCCATTGCACGAGGATGAGATTGCTGCCATTTGCCTGGGCGTGCTCAGTGGATTGAGTTATCTCCACTCCCTTGGGCGTATTCATCGCGACATCAAAGCgggcaacattttgttgacGGACAACGGTGTCGTGAAACTAGCGGATTTTGGTAGTGCAGCCATCAAATGCCCAGCAAATAGTTTCGTCGGCACACCATATTGGATGGCGCCAGAGGTGATACTGGCCATGGATGAGGGTCAATACGATGGCAAAGTGGATGTCTGGTCGCTGGGCATCACGTGCATTGAGTTGGCCGAACGCAAGCCTCCATACTTCAATATGAATGCCATGTCCGCACTTTATCACATTGCCCAGAACGAATCGCCCACGTTGCCC AAAAATGACTGGTCGGATACGTTCTACAATTTTGTGGACCTCTGCCTAAAGAAGACGCCCGCGGAGCGACCCTCATCGGCCAAACTGTTGCAGCATGCGTATGTGACGCGTCCGAGATCGGAGACAGTGCTGCTCGAGCTGATTGCACGCACCAAATCGGCGGTGCGTGAGCTGGACAACCTCAACTATCGCAAAATGAAGAAGATACTCATGGTGGACACATGCGAAACGGAGAGCGCTGTCGGCGACACCGATGATCAGCAGGACGACCATGCTGGAGgcgacagcagcaagagcaataGTATTACTTCCGAACACTCCATACACTCCGTGGGTGTATCGGCGGCCAGTAGTCAG AGCTCCTCGTCGAATTCCATACCGGCTGCAGCGCAAAATCACCACCATATCGGAGCGCATCACCATCAGGCTGCCGCTGTGGCCGCCGCCATGCATCATCAGCGcgagctgcagcagcaacagcatcagcatctgGGCAACTGGTCCAATGCccagcagcagtcgcagtctGTTGTGGCCGGCGGAGGAGGCGGCGGCGCCGTTTCGCGCAACTCGTCGCGACATCGCAATCTGCCGCCGTTGCCCAACATCATGCACAGCATGAACAACAATGTGACGCCTACGAATTCGGCATCTGTGGTGCCGGCGCCAGCTCCAGCGCCGTCCTCCATGTCCGTGATGCCGCCCCATTTGGGCGTCGCCCTCGGCCATGGCACCGTGGGAGGCGGTAGCAGCAGCGGCGGTTCGCCGGCAGGCGGAGATCATCGCTTGCCGGGATTGGGACCGCGCTATCTATCAACGCCAGCCGCACAGGCGGCGGTGTATGCGGCCACATCGGCATCCTCGCAGGCGGCCATCTCCAATGCGGTCAACGATCATGGACCCAACAATTTTGCCACCATACGGACCACCAGCATTGTGACCAAGCAGCAGAAGGAGCACATGCAG GAGGAGATGCACGAACAAATGTCGGGATACAAGCGGATGCGACGTGAGCATCAGGCGACGCTCCTGAAGCTCGAGGAGAAGTGCAAGGTGGAGATGGAAACGCACAAATCGGCGCTGGACAAGGAGTATGATAATCTATTGCATAATTTCACCAGAGAACTGGATCGTCTCGGG GCCAAGCATCAGCAGGACTTGGAGCGACGCTCGAAGCAGACGACAACGGCCGAGAAGAAACTACATAAAGAGATTACGTTGAAGCAGGAGGGAGATCGCAAGGCGTACGATTTGAATCGCAAAAAGGAATACAAAGCGAACAAGGAGCGCTGGAAACGTGAACTCTCGATGGACGAGTCGACGCCAAAGCGACAGCGTGATTTAACCTTGCAATCGCAAAAGGATAATCTAAAGCAGCACGAGGCACAGGAGGAGCAACGCATGCTGCAGGCCCAAAAGCAATACATTGAGCTCGAGATGCGCAAATTCAAGCGAAGACGCATGATTCTGTTGCACGATCTGGAGAATCAGCTATTGCGCGAT GAGCTGAGCAAGAAACAACATCAGCTGGAACAGGCGCATGGCATGCTGTTGAAACACCATGAAAAGACACAGGAGCTGGAGTATCGCCAACAGAAGAGCGTGCATCAGTTGCGCGAGGAACAG ATAAACAAGCAACACGACACGGAGTTGCACAATCAAAAAGACTATATGGATCGCATCAAGAAGGAGCTGGTACGCAAGCATGCGCTCGAGCTAAGACAACAGCCCAAGAGCCTTAAG CAAAAGGAGCTGCAGATACGTAAACAGTTTCGCGAGACGTGCAAAACGCAAACGAAACAATATAAACGCTACAAGGCGCAAGTGCTGCAAACGACACCCAAAGAACAACAGAAGGAGGTTATCAAGCAGCTTAAGGAGGAGAAGCATCGCAAGCTCACGCTGCTGGGTGAACAG TATGAACAAAGCATTTCCGACATGCTCCAAAGTCAAAGTTATAAACTGGACGAGAGTCAAGTGATCGAGTGCCAACGTACCAATGAGCAATTGGAATACGAACTGGATATGCTCACAGCCTAtcagaacaagaacaagaagcaGGCGCAGGAGCAGCGCGATCGTGAGCGTCGCGAGCTCGAGAATCGTGTTAGCGTGCGGCGTGGCCTCTTGGAGAATAAG ATGGATGGCGAACTGCAGCAATTCAATCTGGAACGTGCCGAGCGCTTGCGTATGAAACACGAGAAGCATTCGAAAGAATTGGAAGCTTTTGATAATGAATCAATAGCCTTAGGTTTCAG CACTTTATCACTAACTGAGGTATCACGCGAGACCTATCCGGATGAGGAGGGTAGTCTGTCTGGTTCCATGATTAGTTTAGCCCATAGCAATAGTTCAACAAGTTTTCCGGCTGGTTCGCTATAg
- the LOC117567623 gene encoding serine/threonine-protein kinase Tao isoform X2 — MHFFARCLCSSLEVKADWALNESFEEMHEQMSGYKRMRREHQATLLKLEEKCKVEMETHKSALDKEYDNLLHNFTRELDRLGAKHQQDLERRSKQTTTAEKKLHKEITLKQEGDRKAYDLNRKKEYKANKERWKRELSMDESTPKRQRDLTLQSQKDNLKQHEAQEEQRMLQAQKQYIELEMRKFKRRRMILLHDLENQLLRDELSKKQHQLEQAHGMLLKHHEKTQELEYRQQKSVHQLREEQINKQHDTELHNQKDYMDRIKKELVRKHALELRQQPKSLKQKELQIRKQFRETCKTQTKQYKRYKAQVLQTTPKEQQKEVIKQLKEEKHRKLTLLGEQYEQSISDMLQSQSYKLDESQVIECQRTNEQLEYELDMLTAYQNKNKKQAQEQRDRERRELENRVSVRRGLLENKMDGELQQFNLERAERLRMKHEKHSKELEAFDNESIALGFSTLSLTEVSRETYPDEEGSLSGSMISLAHSNSSTSFPAGSL, encoded by the exons atgcatttcttTGCTCGTTGCCTTTGCTCCAGTTTGGAGGTTAAGGCCGATTGGGCGCTTAACGAAAGTTTT GAGGAGATGCACGAACAAATGTCGGGATACAAGCGGATGCGACGTGAGCATCAGGCGACGCTCCTGAAGCTCGAGGAGAAGTGCAAGGTGGAGATGGAAACGCACAAATCGGCGCTGGACAAGGAGTATGATAATCTATTGCATAATTTCACCAGAGAACTGGATCGTCTCGGG GCCAAGCATCAGCAGGACTTGGAGCGACGCTCGAAGCAGACGACAACGGCCGAGAAGAAACTACATAAAGAGATTACGTTGAAGCAGGAGGGAGATCGCAAGGCGTACGATTTGAATCGCAAAAAGGAATACAAAGCGAACAAGGAGCGCTGGAAACGTGAACTCTCGATGGACGAGTCGACGCCAAAGCGACAGCGTGATTTAACCTTGCAATCGCAAAAGGATAATCTAAAGCAGCACGAGGCACAGGAGGAGCAACGCATGCTGCAGGCCCAAAAGCAATACATTGAGCTCGAGATGCGCAAATTCAAGCGAAGACGCATGATTCTGTTGCACGATCTGGAGAATCAGCTATTGCGCGAT GAGCTGAGCAAGAAACAACATCAGCTGGAACAGGCGCATGGCATGCTGTTGAAACACCATGAAAAGACACAGGAGCTGGAGTATCGCCAACAGAAGAGCGTGCATCAGTTGCGCGAGGAACAG ATAAACAAGCAACACGACACGGAGTTGCACAATCAAAAAGACTATATGGATCGCATCAAGAAGGAGCTGGTACGCAAGCATGCGCTCGAGCTAAGACAACAGCCCAAGAGCCTTAAG CAAAAGGAGCTGCAGATACGTAAACAGTTTCGCGAGACGTGCAAAACGCAAACGAAACAATATAAACGCTACAAGGCGCAAGTGCTGCAAACGACACCCAAAGAACAACAGAAGGAGGTTATCAAGCAGCTTAAGGAGGAGAAGCATCGCAAGCTCACGCTGCTGGGTGAACAG TATGAACAAAGCATTTCCGACATGCTCCAAAGTCAAAGTTATAAACTGGACGAGAGTCAAGTGATCGAGTGCCAACGTACCAATGAGCAATTGGAATACGAACTGGATATGCTCACAGCCTAtcagaacaagaacaagaagcaGGCGCAGGAGCAGCGCGATCGTGAGCGTCGCGAGCTCGAGAATCGTGTTAGCGTGCGGCGTGGCCTCTTGGAGAATAAG ATGGATGGCGAACTGCAGCAATTCAATCTGGAACGTGCCGAGCGCTTGCGTATGAAACACGAGAAGCATTCGAAAGAATTGGAAGCTTTTGATAATGAATCAATAGCCTTAGGTTTCAG CACTTTATCACTAACTGAGGTATCACGCGAGACCTATCCGGATGAGGAGGGTAGTCTGTCTGGTTCCATGATTAGTTTAGCCCATAGCAATAGTTCAACAAGTTTTCCGGCTGGTTCGCTATAg